Below is a window of Vespa crabro chromosome 20, iyVesCrab1.2, whole genome shotgun sequence DNA.
atatcaaatattatcttacttagcgcaatataatttttattatgtcaaTTAGTAGCGAAATTTTCCTGgatagatttttaatattaatatacatactaAAATAAGAcaaacatataattaataatatattattaattatatatatatacatatatataattaataacttttgTGCAAAATgagtaattatataatagtatcTTTCTTAAATGGGAAGAAAGTATATAAAGTTCAAATTCTAAGGTTCAAAAGTTTAAATTCTAATATCGTCCCATGTATACATGCCTATTCTTAAATTACCACATtgtcaatgataaaaaatattatatatatatatatatatatatatatatatatatatatatatatatatatatatatatatatatatatatatatagccaacgaaatttcattttatcaaagagtattatttatttcattgaacTATACAAAATGCGTAATATGATGCTACATATCAACAATGAATATAAGGTATGTGAactaaagtaatataaaaagatcttgttgattaatttcaaaaataaaaaaaagaaaaaggaaaaacaaataagcAATTTTGTCTTTAAGAGAgccggaaaaaaagaagtgacatattaaaagaaatttattatatatttctttataagatTTTAACGAGTAAAACATTGACTTATATATCAAggaattatacaaaatatgcaaaagtaataaatttgattttgcTTTCAATGGGTCGAGCAAACTCTGaactttttttatgttttaataattatttttttttttaatagccTTATCTTCTGAATCTTTTCCAAGAAGATGAACAAAACTAATCGGGTCACAAAACAACTGAtgtattaatttgttttaattttatcagaaATTTCATTTCGGTAGATATATCTAAAATTAAACTCatctagaaagaaaaaaaaaagagagagaaagagagagaaggagaatctTAAAAGATTTTATCCTACTAACTGACAATGtgctaatataaaaattcttttatccgatttttacttttattaaacgtaaaataaaaagttagtACAAATACATTACATAAGACAGACTTCTCATTGACTTCTGTCCTTATTCATAACTTAATCATAGTGATCCTATTACAGGGTGCTTTTAAGGACACTTTCAATACTTAAGCACCCACCTTGTAGGCTTCAAGTGAAATATTAATCTGTTAACCGGGAAAATAGTCGGATCTGTGTTGGCGAATCTGTgacaaatatttgtttataaaaagcaAATTCTACGgatgataaatataacttttttgtttttcttttcttttctttttttttttttttttttttaaatttataaagcgatatacttatttatttttttattcttcgagaaaaattaaaactcaTTATTCATGGTCAACAGATTAATAACGTCCTTATGTTATTAGCTATTAATCAGGTCCAGATATCAAACGGCAATTAAAGTGCGACGAAATTAagaacatataaaataaataacttttcGCTTAACggtcattaaataataataataataataataatattaataataataataataataataataaaagaacaaaaaaagaaaggtagatTTGAATCGTGGATTTTATCGTCCATAAGATAAAACGTAacataaaattgtatttaggAAGGAATTAATCAATATTAGAAGTAGTATAGGAGAAATAGAGATCTAAaggatatattattctttgatAATCTGGTACCCACCTATATTACTACTCTAAGGTTCTATAAAATTTAGTTTTTACATTACATTTTTACAATGACAcataaagatttttcttttgatggATGAGAAAtgttatttgctttttttttttcttttcttttcttttaaataataatgtccGATGAAAAAGATTTACAAATTACTTTAAGATGAtgattaaaatgttttaaaaaaacaaaaaaaaaaaaaaaaagaaaaaaaaacaaaaaaaagacaataaaaaaaaaataaaaaaaaaaagaaacaattgaCTCACACGAATTTAAATCATTTCGCATCGTATTGTTATGAGATTATAgcgaaacataaaaaatatatcaatagatCTCAGATACAAATgactatataaaataaattcaattcttttttttttcttcttttttttttctttttaggatATGATGAGCAATTACACAGtgtttattaattagattCTAATGGACTTTGCCAATAATGTGCCTGCATAGACAACCGTTTATTGTTACTTGGCTTTAAAGGTGTCGTGCAATGCACCGCATCTGGAAATCTTTCATAATATCGTTCGAGTCGTAAATATTTGACCGTAACTAAATGACCTAAAAAATAAACGTAGAATAAGTATAACACGTTATTCACATTTATCTGAATATAATCGAATCTTACCGTCAAACCACCAGCCATGTAATGCTCTGTAAGCTTTTCCAGCATCTTCTTGCGATATACACTTCATGTAAACACAACCTTCTCGGCTCCCACGATCCACTCGAATATGAAGTATTTTCACTCCCTCTCCACACTTTTCTAAAATGGCATCTTGTATTTTGATCTCCCAATTGTCGTCATTCTCGCTGTtacgtaacatatatatatatatatatatacatataaaaaaaaaaaataactccATTCATCGTCAATTATTTTGatcacaaaataaatatatatatatatgtcggtCTAAAAAAAACGtacaaaataatacatacgCATCTGGATCGAACATATGTCTTATCTTTAAGCAGGGTGTCGGTGAACATGTTAAACTATTAACCGATCCTTCCATAGTTTCAAATGCTTGTCCCTGCCAAACTTTTGACTTTTTATTCAATGAAGGACTTTGCGCGTTAGACTTGTTTAGAGTATTATTAGGTAACCAACGCCACACGTGAAATTCTTCTCCGGCAACTTGTTGCACTTCTCTTCGAATTCtacaaattataacaatatttatagttatatatatatatatacatatacgtatatatttgtttgtaaattgatcaattttataatGCAAAAAAATAAGCCAACTAATCCACCTAGATTCGTTCTCGTCCAAGAATCTAACAGCTTTCTCCCATAATCCAGCCATCCTTTTACGATCTTTTGGTAAAATTAGATTATCCCGGACATGATTTATCgcaagaaaaatatcttgCGTTGAACCAGAAGGTGACAGTCCTGCATTTTGATGATGCTGTTCAACCACATTAATGATTTCGCTAACTAGCTTAAATACTTCTCTTTCCACGGATTTTTGGTATCTTTTATACCAAACGAATAGTTTCTGCGTCCCAATAACTGCTAAAAGGCCTacgaatatatcataaatatcatatatctatttatcatcaattttcaattcagataataaaaaaatccatattttttttcttttttgtctttctctctctgtctctctctctctctctctctctcactctcactcattctcacacacacactctctctctctctctctctctctctttctcttaataCGACAGTACCACGTGAACGCAAAATACTTATGGTCATGtatattacttcttttttttctttacattgaaaatattaattcatgaTTATATTTGTAGAATTTTTAAGAGCTCTCTTCGAATAAGCTATCTGTCAGGAATTTACCAAGGGAGATTATCAGGAGAGTTGAAAAAATGGTGAATAACTTATTCTTTATATGACACTGCAATGGCAGTTCTGGATTCAGTATGACCATCCCTATTTTTCCATTCATACGTGCTGGGAATATACTATCCTGCAACAAAAACGTGCTACGTTTTCTTTTGACcatcgttaataaatattatagcaATGGTAAAATACTATAGGTGTGCagaaaataattcaacaattttttgaaaaaaacttTACCAACGAATTCAATACTTCTCCGGATGCCTTATCGCCATCGCTTACGTCAATGAGTGAAATACCCCATTGAGGATtcctaataataagaagttgTGCATTTTGTAAATCTTCTTTCACTTCTAGAGGTGTCTGTAAGATTGACTTGTATCACATATTTTAATACGTATtcatcgtaaaaagaaaacttcaGAAACATACCACTTTATTGTTTGCAAACATATCCATAATTTCAGTGTCTGTTAGATATGGTATATCGCTCGAATTGTCGCACAGCACCGATATTGCCTTCTTCAATAAAATTGGTTGGAGTCGTTTTAACAATTGTAATACAGAttctacattttctttcattacacAATTAACTCCAGGTGCTTTGAGATCAGGTGTTCCCATAAAACAGAGCGGTATATCACTATCTATAAATTTACAAACTGTTAATTCTGACAAATTGTTATAACgggatttttatttatttatttatttttattccattatGCTTAAACGTTAAGCGACTGTATTAAATGCaggtaaaaagaattttatgtaatatatttaacgtGATGACATAAATGATATGAtcgttaaatgaaatatttaaataatgggAACAGGAAATAAAACGTGGAAACTGATAATATAAtcaacatataatatttattagacatttcaaaaaagaatacaCATTAAGGAATTTTGGACGCCTGAATCACTTTTAAATAACTGCATTTTATACAGAAATGGACATAACTGGgcagataaaatatattttgaaaaatgccTTGCAATTACTTTTGAAgtagattaaaaagaaaaggaagaaaaaaaaaaaaagataaaaaaatgaaaagaaagaaaaggaagaaataaagaaagaacgaagataTAAACGGACATTTGCATTGCTCTACTTTTGATCGGATTAGTAAGAAAGTCAAcgaagttaataaaaattatcggaTATATAAGTTGCCTTACTttttctaagaataatatgaaaataaagttaTACTACATAATTAGATTATGTTTCTGCATACCTACCCATTGACAATGATGGGAAGGTTTCACCTTTACCACCAAGCCCCAAGTATATTATTGCCAGAATTCCAAAAAATGAAGCAAGTACTACCACCAGTATCACCGAAACCATATTTTGATTGTTCCGTGATTCTTCCTTATTAGAGGTAGACTTGAATGTTTTACCAATAGTATTGCGAGATCTATCAGTAGTTGTAACAACGGGTCTtgaattgaagaaaaattgtctATGTCAAAATATCGATACACAATTGTATTTGATATGTTTCTACATACCTCGAAGTTGAAGTAGTGTACAAAGATCTTAATGAGGAGAAATGACCATTAGAATCCTTCTCTCTAGTTTCTGGTATAACGGACGATGTGTGTCTTATCGTAGGAcctataaatgaaaattaatttagaaaattaattcgattgaacaatcaataattgattaaatcaatttaataatttactgCTTATCGTAGATAAAGACGACGTAGAAGGATCCAATGATGTTCTTGAACTGAGCCTTCTTGTAAATTCTGATAAAAATGGAGTCTCATAATTAGAAAGCAAATCTCTTGTATCTCTTCCAGTTGCATCTTCTTTAGTTGATGGCATAAATGTAGTATAACTTTTAAAAGCAGGCTcaacatatttattatctttaagagTATGTACCGGTCTTGACATTGATTCATATGATTTTGTAGATTGATCATCGCCAATCATGTGTTCGGTATGCGGTTTAGAAACGTACAGTTTTTCAACATTAGTCAAATATCTAGACTGCGAGTACGTCGACCTAGTATCTTCTCTAACATCTGAATCTGAACCAGTTTCTAAGCCATCCGATAGATTAGCCGagttataaatttttgtatgtttcttttgtatatttgtaatagTACGATTGGTAAACGTTGGACCAGCAACCGACTCaggtataatattatcaactaTTTCTACATTAGGATCTTTGATCAAACTTTTAGATTCGGAAGATACAGGTACTGCGGAAGATGGCGGTGGCATAGGATTGGCCAAAGTCTGACGACGCGTACTCGAAcctgatttctttcttttaaccaCAGTCGAGGCCGTATCCTCGTCGGTTTCGTCGCTGCTATATCTGtgaatgattataaattattagaaaatatctttataaagaaattgtgAAAATCAAGTTCATTAaacgtaataaagataaatataaataggaAAGTATTAAGTATAAGTTATACCTGGCAGCTAATGAATGACGCGTTGCAGCAAGACCTCGGGTTTCTATAagattctttaattttttaacaagtATTTTTCTGGTTGTCTGTGTTACAGGACCTACCGGGTATCCATATTCCATAAGCTTACTACGTAATTCTGCATCACTGAGACTATCTACCGACATTTTGTTTACCAAAACCATactgaaatatttaaacagtTCGATCCGCACGTATTAAACTGGCGCATAAAATTTACGCACGATGAAttaaaaagacgaagagatTAATTCGAGACTGtcaataatttctctttatttcactATTTTCCTTTGACCTATGTATCATGCACACGTGCAActtcttttaactttttttttggcaATCTCATAAAACTAGGCTATTCAGGAAAGATTTCTCTCATATACCACTTTCAGAAAACAATCCACTCGTGAACTAAAACATGGCGCAATTTTCTAACGGCCATAGTTTTGTACGCATTAACCGATACGGCGTTCCATACGGATTCTTTGAGTTCGTATCTTATTGGTCAGTTTGTTCGAAAGTATAGATAGCTTTTATTCCATTACGTAGTTTCGTTTGTACGACGCTAGAGTGCGCTTTTAACGAACATTCGTCATTCTTGATTCCTATCTCTGTTCATCTCTGTGTTTCGTGCCGAGTTTAGACGTCCAACGCCACTTTAAGAAGATAATTCGAGTAGACGAGCACGGAGaacgaataatttattcgacaagatattagaaaattattattctttagaaTGATTACCCGACAACTGATCAGAAGATTCACAACAAGCGCCGTACGAAGATCGGATCACGAGGGTGATGGTATACCCGGTCACGTAAGTATACTctcattttaatcgatattttcgttctttacgatgtaatataattctttttctttctttttcacacaGAATTTACCGTTCCCGATAAAAAACAAGCTCTTGTTGACCATGATATTTTGCGCCTTTTTTGGAAGTGGCTTCTCATTACCATTCATATCTGTTCGTTATAATATGctgaaataaattatgtaaGCTGTTTCAACGAATACAGTGATATTTGTCAATTAGATTTACTTGAAATGTCTACTTGAACATTCTACATTCGTATACATTTATTCATGCCTTTATCTGcgtcgaataatatttaaatatttaaagtattTTAATCATACCGTTGAATGAATTTGACGTATAGTCGAATAAACTTGTCgagtttttgaaatattattgtcaggaattatagaaatataagcagcaaaattatatcatggcattttataatctatattatttttctctttcagattttattaatgtttagtAAAGTTAAATGCGCATCAATGGTCTACAAACTTAGAAATGAATATCTGTAGTGTTATATGttaattgtttatttgaaTCTATTGTACATTATATGTACGTTTAACAAGGCAATATTAAATCAtgttattatgtaatattaaattatcgtaaatatattctagtaaaatttatacttctatccttattatatatgataatttttatatatgatttttgcgttacataatatatttaccgACGGAGACATTCTGGTTCCTGCATTTAACCGCAGTGGCGCTCGTAGTCCTAGTAAAATCGACTACGTAtcttaaaatcgaaaataacttTATTTCGAGTGGTTTTaattattgcaaaaaaaaaattataataataatgagtttAATTAATGGATTAAGATCTTACGTTAAGATGACGTTCGTTTGTATCACGAAAAATTATGGACTACTGACTCGCGTAGTGATTCCATCGTCGccattttttgttaattacgattaatttcttcgcgttctttttttttattttttttttttttttggacaaATTGAAActgctttttaattttaaaagcgAACGATTGTGCAAATGATTGTGTCGAATTGTGTACTGGCGtacgaaaaacaaacaaaagcaTCCAATTGAATTTGATTCAATGGCGCATTCATTCCCCTTTTGTGTTACCGACGAATGAAAAGGCAACTTGTATAGGAGGCGTACATCGGTCCTGAGTAAACCTACGCTAGATAACGTACGAGCCTTTCCCGAAAGTCAATCATACTCATGCAACATGTGTGCTCACACGAAATCAAACAATGTACCCCATTGTatgatattttctctttgattcgtatgttttcttttcttttctttttttttgtgtgtatcgttttattttaactcATTATACGATTGTTAATtctatttgatataaaattgaacAGAAATGGAGAATCATAAaatcggaaaaaaaagatcaaaaaaagaatgaaaaaggacaacttttctcttcgtttcaaTGGATGACGTCAAACAAAACGATAACGTTCATTTACGCgctaaagagagaagaagaggagaaaaagataaagataaagaaaaagaaaaagacaaataaaagtCGCTAGAAAAAGATGGCGCATTCGTTTAATTGCGAGAGAAAAATACTGCTGAAATATTGAGATAAATTGATTCGTCGTTGATTGCATCTAATTATgtagagatataaaaatttttattttatatttaattcgatatatattttcgttcaTTAAGGAATTGTAATCGTAGGGAAATTATttgttaccttttttttttttaataatatctttttgaataatcgaaattaatcGGTAAAACTTACCAGgagaatttttcaaggattcaGCGCGAAAAGATCTATGGTGGTTAGTTATTACGTACTCTATGCTTATGTACGTCATTGTCGTGTCCTTACTTGGACCACTTTTACCGACACTCCATTCATCTTTTACGTGACTATCCGAGCGAAGAAAACCGCGTACGAGTCGAAGAGGTGAACACTTAGAACGCTTGGATGTTGGGAGAAGAGGCAAAGTAGGGTGGTACTACCAGAGGTTCTTTAGTATCACGAACGTCAACCACTCgaggatatttttttctttttctcttattctttctctttctctctctctctctctctctcgtctaaTTGGGGTAACAACAGACTCATTAGTCTTACGGTCGAGAAGACGAGAGAAGCTCGTTTAACGTCGAGTGTGGTGGTTCGTGAAATCTTTGCATAAcgagcctctctctctctttctttctttctttttctctttctccctctctcccacctcccctctctgtctctctctctctctttctctctatgtctttctctttcgttattCTTCATGAGAAAGAGTAGgcggataaagaagaagagaaagaagttagTTAATGGACAGTGCGAGAGAAAACGTTAATGGCGACACGGACGGAAACGTGCAAAGATGTCGAAAACCACCGAGTAGTCGACGCTTGTTGTTTTTCTAGTTCTCATTTCTAGTTCTCCTTCTAAACTTCCACGTCGTTGTTTCTCGTTTGGAATTCAAGAGAGGTGGATAAAAgacgtaatatattttttattcagatAATAATGTTCCATAAaacattgtttatatatatatatatatatatatatatatatgtgtgtgtatatatatatatatttatttatttatatgtaggACTATGaacaaatatctttttcttcggcTAGGATCCTAGTCTTGTAACTTAACTTATGATAAATCTTTGCCTTTCCCCCAtgtcgtttttttctcttctctcgttattatttatttctcgtgTGTTTTAAATTGCAATTTGTTTTTCGTTAtggggaaaaaacaaaaacgcaaaaaaaaacaagaaaaaaaaaaaaagaaaagaaaaaaaagaaagaaaaacggacGAAGCTTAAACGGATCTCTCGTTGCATCTCGTTTTACGTTAAACATTCGAACGAATTGCAGCGTTGCTTCTTcggtatttcttttcttttacaattataactatatagTCGACTTGGTGGATATGGATCAACTAATAACTCAGGGTCCTCGATAATATCGAGCAAATAACGCAGCTTAACGACTACACAATTGATAAGGACgcggtacatacatatatgtaactcacttttattttcataccaaatataattttctgtttctggtttctcttcttttctttcctattttctttctttctttctttctttccttctttctttctttttttctttctgtcctttttttttttttttaatgttttatttatttctttattcttttttgtcccttttttttttttttaatcgtatctCTTATGTGGACACACTTTGGATTATTTCCAACGAAGCGAACTGCTtcggaaaatgaaaaaagcaagaatgaaaaaaggcaTTACGTTCATAAAACATAATTTCGtacattcatttttcttcttctctttttctatttctttttctttttctttttgttcacgAAAGTTCTTCGcttcgatgaaaaattaaggatagaagaaaaatcaatggAATTTTCCTATTCCATCATTGATCGCACGTGtagagtaattaattaaagactttccttttttctcttctttttttttttttattctcttgttttttctgtCGCCCTTGGAAACGAATCGCTGGATTGTCACTCAGTTAATACGATCGTTTGTGTAAAGTTTCCAAACTCTGCTCTACGATAATGCGATTCACAGGCGAgatgaacgaaaagaagaaagaaaaaggaaaaagaagaaaattagcGAAGGCAAGGGTTAAATCAAACGacgctttttttctctctctctctctctctttctctcatcttctTAATGGAAGAAAATTGGATTCGTACATCATCAAAAATACATATTGAACGTCTTAACAATTATTGCACGCTaattcttcgtttttcgaaaaactttaatatgttttttggatttcatttctctctctctctctccccccccctttttttttacttttctgtctttctttgcGGCGTGTTGCATACGTGTGTGGGTAATATGTATACGTGCATGTATACGTCATCGTGTGAGCGCTACAAAAGGAAGGTCATATAATAAGATTGGAGGAGGAGCCTTGCGAATCATGAAACGAACATTTTTCACGATCAATCCTCGCTTTTATGTTCgactaataattttaaatttaaaatacctTACTCGATAAATGATATAGGTCGATTCCATGCCATAACGGTACATGTCgacatattttatgtatttatgtatttgaaaaaaaaaaacaaaaaaaaaaaaaaaaaaaaaaaaaaaaaaaaacatttaattaaaggCGAAACAATTTTTGCGAACGTCCAAAGGATTCTTTATACGCGCGGATAAAATATTCCTTATTTCCGTAATCGTACTCTCAATAAGACAATAGATCACTGACtt
It encodes the following:
- the LOC124431109 gene encoding inner nuclear membrane protein Man1 isoform X1 — protein: MVLVNKMSVDSLSDAELRSKLMEYGYPVGPVTQTTRKILVKKLKNLIETRGLAATRHSLAARYSSDETDEDTASTVVKRKKSGSSTRRQTLANPMPPPSSAVPVSSESKSLIKDPNVEIVDNIIPESVAGPTFTNRTITNIQKKHTKIYNSANLSDGLETGSDSDVREDTRSTYSQSRYLTNVEKLYVSKPHTEHMIGDDQSTKSYESMSRPVHTLKDNKYVEPAFKSYTTFMPSTKEDATGRDTRDLLSNYETPFLSEFTRRLSSRTSLDPSTSSLSTISSPTIRHTSSVIPETREKDSNGHFSSLRSLYTTSTSRPVVTTTDRSRNTIGKTFKSTSNKEESRNNQNMVSVILVVVLASFFGILAIIYLGLGGKGETFPSLSMDSDIPLCFMGTPDLKAPGVNCVMKENVESVLQLLKRLQPILLKKAISVLCDNSSDIPYLTDTEIMDMFANNKVTPLEVKEDLQNAQLLIIRNPQWGISLIDVSDGDKASGEVLNSLDSIFPARMNGKIGMVILNPELPLQCHIKNKLFTIFSTLLIISLGLLAVIGTQKLFVWYKRYQKSVEREVFKLVSEIINVVEQHHQNAGLSPSGSTQDIFLAINHVRDNLILPKDRKRMAGLWEKAVRFLDENESRIRREVQQVAGEEFHVWRWLPNNTLNKSNAQSPSLNKKSKVWQGQAFETMEGSVNSLTCSPTPCLKIRHMFDPDAENDDNWEIKIQDAILEKCGEGVKILHIRVDRGSREGCVYMKCISQEDAGKAYRALHGWWFDGHLVTVKYLRLERYYERFPDAVHCTTPLKPSNNKRLSMQAHYWQSPLESN
- the LOC124431109 gene encoding inner nuclear membrane protein Man1 isoform X3, with translation MVLVNKMSVDSLSDAELRSKLMEYGYPVGPVTQTTRKILVKKLKNLIETRGLAATRHSLAARYSSDETDEDTASTVVKRKKSGSSTRRQTLANPMPPPSSAVPVSSESKSLIKDPNVEIVDNIIPESVAGPTFTNRTITNIQKKHTKIYNSANLSDGLETGSDSDVREDTRSTYSQSRYLTNVEKLYVSKPHTEHMIGDDQSTKSYESMSRPVHTLKDNKYVEPAFKSYTTFMPSTKEDATGRDTRDLLSNYETPFLSEFTRRLSSRTSLDPSTSSLSTISSPTIRHTSSVIPETREKDSNGHFSSLRSLYTTSTSRPVVTTTDRSRNTIGKTFKSTSNKEESRNNQNMVSVILVVVLASFFGILAIIYLGLGGKGETFPSLSMDSDIPLCFMGTPDLKAPGVNCVMKENVESVLQLLKRLQPILLKKAISVLCDNSSDIPYLTDTEIMDMFANNKVTPLEVKEDLQNAQLLIIRNPQWGISLIDVSDGDKASGEVLNSLDSIFPARMNGKIGMVILNPELPLQCHIKNKLFTIFSTLLIISLGLLAVIGTQKLFVWYKRYQKSVEREVFKLVSEIINVVEQHHQNAGLSPSGSTQDIFLAINHVRDNLILPKDRKRMAGLWEKAVRFLDENESRIRREVQQVAGEEFHVWRWLPNNTLNKSNAQSPSLNKKSKVWQGQAFETMEGSVNSLTCSPTPCLKIRHMFDPDAKVWRGSENTSYSSGSWEPRRLCLHEVYIARRCWKSLQSITWLVV
- the LOC124431109 gene encoding inner nuclear membrane protein Man1 isoform X2; the encoded protein is MVLVNKMSVDSLSDAELRSKLMEYGYPVGPVTQTTRKILVKKLKNLIETRGLAATRHSLAARYSSDETDEDTASTVVKRKKSGSSTRRQTLANPMPPPSSAVPVSSESKSLIKDPNVEIVDNIIPESVAGPTFTNRTITNIQKKHTKIYNSANLSDGLETGSDSDVREDTRSTYSQSRYLTNVEKLYVSKPHTEHMIGDDQSTKSYESMSRPVHTLKDNKYVEPAFKSYTTFMPSTKEDATGRDTRDLLSNYETPFLSEFTRRLSSRTSLDPSTSSLSTISSPTIRHTSSVIPETREKDSNGHFSSLRSLYTTSTSRSRNTIGKTFKSTSNKEESRNNQNMVSVILVVVLASFFGILAIIYLGLGGKGETFPSLSMDSDIPLCFMGTPDLKAPGVNCVMKENVESVLQLLKRLQPILLKKAISVLCDNSSDIPYLTDTEIMDMFANNKVTPLEVKEDLQNAQLLIIRNPQWGISLIDVSDGDKASGEVLNSLDSIFPARMNGKIGMVILNPELPLQCHIKNKLFTIFSTLLIISLGLLAVIGTQKLFVWYKRYQKSVEREVFKLVSEIINVVEQHHQNAGLSPSGSTQDIFLAINHVRDNLILPKDRKRMAGLWEKAVRFLDENESRIRREVQQVAGEEFHVWRWLPNNTLNKSNAQSPSLNKKSKVWQGQAFETMEGSVNSLTCSPTPCLKIRHMFDPDAENDDNWEIKIQDAILEKCGEGVKILHIRVDRGSREGCVYMKCISQEDAGKAYRALHGWWFDGHLVTVKYLRLERYYERFPDAVHCTTPLKPSNNKRLSMQAHYWQSPLESN